One window from the genome of Carassius carassius chromosome 15, fCarCar2.1, whole genome shotgun sequence encodes:
- the LOC132157846 gene encoding proline-rich transmembrane protein 1-like codes for MDPSHSINQPPGSSNSSEKSGMPEAPPPAYHHNPAGYPPAFPNQPVPQGTYTQGPYPGQPAVTVQPAVFVTPAPLANPVPDYLPYSIFTMLCCCLPLGIAALIYSISTRDANFAGQRELAEKNSKTALILNHLGLGIGLVVVVLIIISQIVILTAR; via the exons ATGGATCCCAGCCACTCTATCAATCAGCCTCCAGGGTCTTCAAATTCATCTGAGAAATCAGGGATGCCAGAAGCACCACCACCAGCATACCATCACAATCCTGCTGGATATCCTCCCGCCTTTCCAAACCAACCGGTCCCCCAGGGCACGTACACCCAGGGGCCATATCCAGGACAGCCTGCGGTCACTGTACAGCCTGCTGTTTTTGTGACCCCCGCTCCACTGGCCAATCCAGTGCCAGATTACCTGCCCTATTCCATCTTCACCATGCTGTGCTGCTGCTTACCTCTGGGCATTGCTGCACTCATTTACTCCATCTCT ACTCGAGATGCCAACTTCGCAGGACAGCGAGAATTAGCAGAGAAGAACTCCAAAACGGCGCTCATCCTGAATCACCTCGGCCTTGGTATTGGCCTCGTTGTCGTTGTATTGATCATCATCAGTCAGATTGTGATTTTGACTGCTAGATAA